The following coding sequences lie in one uncultured Mailhella sp. genomic window:
- the dapA gene encoding 4-hydroxy-tetrahydrodipicolinate synthase, which produces MFHGTITALLTPFKNGTIDEEAYRAHIEWQIEQGVNGVVPCGTTGESATMTHAEHESAIRICVDQVKGRVPVIAGAGSNNTVEAISLTRFAKKAGADAALLISPYYNKPTQEGIFQHFKAINDEVALPMFVYNVPGRTGSNVLPATQARMARELEHVIGCKEATANLVQISNILEQCPADYILLSGDDFTVLPTYAVGGKGVISVTANVLPDMMSALTAACERGDYEEARRLHYKLEPMNRAMFAESNPIPCKTALALMGRMQPDVRLPLCSASEKTVALLRETLASYGRI; this is translated from the coding sequence ATGTTTCACGGTACGATAACTGCTCTGCTTACCCCGTTCAAGAATGGCACCATCGACGAAGAGGCCTACCGCGCCCACATTGAATGGCAGATTGAACAGGGCGTGAACGGCGTGGTGCCCTGCGGCACCACCGGCGAATCCGCCACCATGACCCATGCCGAACATGAATCCGCCATCCGCATCTGCGTGGATCAGGTAAAGGGCCGCGTGCCGGTCATCGCCGGCGCAGGCTCCAATAATACGGTAGAAGCCATCAGCCTCACCCGCTTCGCCAAAAAGGCCGGCGCCGACGCCGCCCTGCTCATCTCCCCCTACTACAACAAGCCCACGCAGGAGGGCATCTTCCAGCACTTCAAGGCCATCAACGACGAAGTCGCCCTGCCCATGTTCGTGTACAACGTGCCCGGCCGCACCGGCTCCAACGTGCTGCCCGCCACCCAGGCCCGCATGGCCCGCGAACTTGAGCACGTCATCGGCTGCAAGGAAGCCACCGCCAACCTGGTGCAGATATCCAACATCCTCGAACAGTGCCCGGCCGACTACATCCTGCTCTCCGGCGACGACTTCACCGTGCTGCCCACCTACGCCGTGGGCGGCAAGGGCGTCATTTCCGTGACGGCCAACGTGCTGCCCGACATGATGTCCGCCCTCACTGCGGCCTGCGAACGCGGCGACTACGAAGAAGCCCGCCGCCTGCACTACAAGCTCGAACCCATGAACCGCGCCATGTTTGCCGAAAGCAATCCCATTCCCTGCAAGACGGCGCTCGCCCTCATGGGCCGCATGCAGCCCGACGTGCGCCTGCCGCTGTGCAGCGCCAGCGAAAAGACCGTCGCGCTTCTGCGCGAAACGCTCGCCTCCTACGGCAGAATCTAA
- the dapF gene encoding diaminopimelate epimerase yields MKDIRFHKMHGCGNDFIFIDNREAGVSVPQMASWAVILCNRKTGIGADGLLFLDNTPADREGDFIWHFYNADGSRAEMCGNASRCASWLAVDLGLAGRKQCFGTDAGLIHAEVDVENRRARVELTHPEGMVLHTPLEADGKTWDVNFVNTGVPHAVIVCEDCDKIDVDRLGRIFRYHEHFAPKGTNVNFITVTGRDAIHVRTYERGVEGETLACGTGAAASTCIAHALGLTDACVNVTTSGKELLGIELAGDSIFLSGAVARVFTGVLDPSMFSLLKF; encoded by the coding sequence ATGAAAGACATACGCTTCCATAAAATGCACGGCTGCGGCAACGACTTCATTTTCATCGACAACAGAGAAGCGGGCGTGAGCGTGCCGCAGATGGCCTCGTGGGCCGTCATTCTGTGCAACCGCAAGACGGGCATAGGCGCAGACGGCCTGCTCTTCCTCGACAATACCCCCGCAGACCGCGAAGGCGACTTCATCTGGCACTTCTACAACGCCGACGGCTCCCGCGCCGAAATGTGCGGCAACGCCTCGCGCTGCGCCTCGTGGCTGGCCGTGGATCTCGGTCTTGCGGGCCGCAAGCAGTGCTTCGGCACCGACGCCGGCCTCATCCACGCCGAGGTTGACGTGGAAAACCGCCGCGCCCGCGTGGAACTCACCCATCCCGAAGGCATGGTGCTGCACACTCCCCTCGAAGCCGACGGCAAGACCTGGGACGTCAATTTCGTGAACACCGGTGTGCCGCACGCCGTCATCGTGTGCGAAGACTGCGACAAGATCGATGTGGACCGCCTCGGCCGCATCTTCCGCTATCATGAACACTTCGCGCCCAAGGGCACCAATGTGAACTTCATCACCGTCACCGGCAGGGACGCCATTCACGTGCGCACCTACGAACGCGGCGTGGAAGGCGAAACTCTGGCCTGCGGCACCGGCGCGGCGGCCTCCACTTGTATCGCTCATGCACTTGGGTTGACGGACGCCTGCGTCAATGTCACTACTTCAGGTAAGGAGCTCTTGGGCATTGAACTTGCGGGAGATTCGATCTTTCTGTCCGGCGCCGTGGCCCGCGTCTTCACGGGCGTCCTTGATCCCAGCATGTTCAGCCTGTTGAAATTCTGA
- a CDS encoding bifunctional oligoribonuclease/PAP phosphatase NrnA, whose translation MTTETTPVPEEVLSALRKHKRVLIAAHAHPDPDAMGSSLAMAWALRAIGLEALVFNEDGMAPCLKFLTLPGPVLSSLDKLPCEPDLVVCLDCGDRARLGETIQPLLDRVPTVNIDHHLANPRFGTEANWVDPGMAATGEMVAYIAKALRVTLNGAIAEALYVAISADTGNFSYGNTTPGALRLVAEMAEQGLKLSHLRECMENNWTEARLRLWGRAMQNARILEDGRLAAALITLEDLRECNASREDSEGIVEQLRRLSGVRVALMLREEEKNGKVESKASLRSSGKDNVRDVAAQFGGGGHRNAAGATLPLTAEKALTVMQPYIRFVWNRLQ comes from the coding sequence ATGACGACTGAAACCACTCCCGTTCCCGAAGAAGTGCTTTCCGCTCTCCGGAAGCACAAGCGCGTGCTCATCGCCGCGCATGCGCATCCCGACCCCGACGCCATGGGCTCAAGCCTTGCCATGGCCTGGGCGCTGCGCGCCATCGGTCTGGAAGCTCTCGTGTTCAACGAAGACGGCATGGCTCCCTGCCTGAAGTTCCTCACCCTGCCCGGCCCGGTGCTCTCCAGCCTGGACAAGCTGCCCTGCGAGCCCGACCTCGTGGTCTGCCTCGACTGCGGCGACAGGGCCAGACTCGGCGAGACCATCCAGCCCCTGCTCGACCGCGTGCCCACCGTGAACATCGACCATCACCTGGCCAATCCGCGCTTCGGCACCGAAGCCAACTGGGTGGATCCCGGCATGGCCGCCACGGGCGAAATGGTGGCCTACATCGCCAAGGCGCTGCGCGTGACGCTGAACGGCGCCATCGCCGAAGCGCTGTACGTGGCCATTTCCGCCGACACCGGCAACTTCAGCTACGGCAACACCACGCCCGGAGCCCTGCGCCTTGTGGCCGAAATGGCGGAACAGGGCCTCAAGCTCTCGCATCTGCGCGAGTGCATGGAAAACAACTGGACCGAAGCCCGCCTGCGCCTGTGGGGGCGCGCCATGCAGAACGCGCGCATTCTCGAAGACGGTCGTCTTGCCGCGGCGCTCATCACGCTTGAGGATCTGCGCGAATGCAACGCCAGCCGCGAAGACTCGGAAGGCATTGTGGAGCAGCTGCGCCGCCTCTCCGGCGTGCGCGTGGCCCTCATGCTGCGCGAAGAGGAAAAGAACGGCAAGGTGGAGTCAAAGGCCAGCCTCCGCTCCTCGGGCAAGGACAACGTGCGGGACGTGGCTGCCCAGTTCGGCGGCGGCGGTCACCGCAACGCCGCCGGAGCCACGCTTCCGCTCACGGCGGAAAAGGCGCTCACCGTCATGCAACCCTATATCCGATTCGTGTGGAACCGGCTTCAGTAA
- a CDS encoding DUF503 domain-containing protein encodes MVIGVLTVEYALHGNDSLKGKRRVANSLKQKVRNTFNVAVAEAGTEESLVRLRLQVVSVSNSERHMQSRMDKCLLMMEAVCEEEMVYSDLEFFYDD; translated from the coding sequence ATGGTCATAGGCGTTCTCACCGTGGAATACGCTCTGCACGGCAACGACTCCCTCAAGGGCAAGCGCCGTGTGGCGAACAGCCTCAAGCAGAAGGTGCGCAACACCTTCAACGTGGCCGTCGCCGAAGCCGGAACCGAAGAATCGCTGGTCAGGCTCCGGCTTCAGGTCGTATCGGTAAGCAACAGCGAAAGGCACATGCAGTCGCGCATGGACAAGTGCCTGCTCATGATGGAAGCCGTGTGCGAAGAAGAAATGGTCTACAGCGACCTTGAGTTTTTCTATGACGACTGA
- the argJ gene encoding bifunctional glutamate N-acetyltransferase/amino-acid acetyltransferase ArgJ has product MIQIPQGFRLAAANADFRGKHLDRNDLSLAFSDVPATAAGVFTTNLFRAAPVLVSQENIKHSDEKGVRGVLFNSGQANACTGEQGRENCLRTLAMVSAALREAGENVSADELLPASTGVIGAQMLMDKWAAAVPALVASLGKVDIEGLARAMMTTDAYPKMSGRELSLSGGTVRLAGVAKGAGMICPNMATMLSLVMCDASVDPAVWRAMFRRAADATFNRVSVDGDTSTNDSLYGLANGASGVTVTEEELPLLESALTEVLGELAYMLVKDGEGATKVMHIHVTGAACDADAEKVARTVGHSQLVKTAMFGRDPNWGRIVAAAGRAGVDFDPMALRVTLCGVELFRNGRPTDLDFDALLEEPLKKVDLPLDIVLGDGKGEARLLASDLSHGYVSLNSDYRS; this is encoded by the coding sequence ATGATCCAGATACCTCAGGGCTTCCGCCTCGCCGCGGCCAACGCCGATTTCCGGGGCAAGCATCTCGACCGCAATGATCTTTCCCTCGCCTTCAGCGACGTGCCCGCCACCGCCGCAGGCGTGTTCACCACCAATCTTTTCCGGGCCGCCCCCGTGCTCGTTTCTCAGGAAAACATCAAGCATTCCGATGAAAAGGGCGTGCGCGGCGTGCTCTTCAACTCCGGCCAGGCCAACGCCTGCACCGGCGAACAGGGGCGGGAAAACTGCCTGCGCACCCTCGCCATGGTGAGCGCCGCCCTGCGCGAAGCGGGCGAAAACGTTTCCGCCGACGAGCTGCTTCCCGCCTCCACCGGCGTGATCGGCGCACAGATGCTCATGGACAAATGGGCCGCCGCCGTTCCCGCCCTCGTGGCCTCGCTCGGCAAGGTGGACATCGAGGGCCTCGCCCGCGCCATGATGACCACCGACGCCTATCCCAAGATGTCCGGACGCGAGCTTTCCCTTTCCGGCGGCACGGTGCGTCTCGCCGGCGTGGCCAAGGGCGCGGGCATGATCTGCCCGAACATGGCCACCATGCTCTCCCTCGTGATGTGCGACGCTTCCGTGGATCCCGCCGTCTGGCGCGCCATGTTCCGCCGCGCCGCGGACGCCACCTTCAACCGCGTGAGCGTCGACGGCGACACCTCCACCAACGATTCTCTCTACGGCCTGGCCAACGGCGCTTCCGGCGTGACCGTGACCGAAGAAGAACTGCCGCTTCTGGAAAGCGCCCTCACCGAAGTGCTCGGCGAACTTGCCTACATGCTCGTGAAGGACGGCGAAGGAGCCACCAAGGTCATGCACATTCATGTGACCGGCGCCGCCTGCGACGCGGACGCCGAAAAGGTGGCCCGCACCGTGGGTCATTCCCAGCTCGTGAAGACGGCCATGTTCGGACGCGATCCCAACTGGGGCCGCATCGTGGCCGCAGCCGGCCGCGCAGGCGTGGATTTCGATCCCATGGCGCTGCGCGTCACGCTGTGCGGCGTGGAGCTCTTCCGCAACGGACGCCCCACCGATCTGGACTTCGACGCACTGCTCGAAGAACCGCTCAAGAAGGTTGATCTGCCGCTCGACATCGTGCTCGGCGACGGTAAGGGCGAAGCCCGTCTGCTCGCCTCCGACCTTTCCCACGGCTACGTTTCCCTCAACTCCGACTATCGCTCCTGA
- the lepB gene encoding signal peptidase I, whose protein sequence is MSENSGKKGSSMFRDYGEALLTAVVLALVIRTFFLQAYTIPSGSMLQTVQIGDYVLVNKFVYGVKIPFTDKYLFRGEDPQIGDIIVFKYPRDPSTDYIKRVVGLPGDVIEMRNKQFYRNGEPVKEDYIQQLYPNVIGRLDNIGPVTVPPDSYFVMGDNRDNSEDSRAWGCVPRSYIHGKAWRIYWSWDGDTHTPRLGRLGHLVE, encoded by the coding sequence ATGTCTGAAAACTCTGGAAAGAAAGGCAGTTCCATGTTTCGCGACTACGGCGAAGCGCTGCTGACGGCAGTGGTGCTGGCTCTTGTCATCCGAACCTTTTTTCTTCAGGCGTACACCATTCCTTCCGGTTCCATGCTGCAGACCGTGCAGATCGGCGACTACGTTCTGGTCAACAAGTTCGTGTACGGCGTGAAGATTCCCTTTACCGACAAATACCTGTTCCGCGGCGAGGATCCGCAGATAGGCGACATCATCGTGTTCAAGTATCCCCGCGATCCCAGCACCGACTACATCAAGCGCGTGGTGGGACTTCCCGGCGACGTCATTGAAATGCGCAACAAACAGTTCTACCGCAACGGCGAGCCCGTGAAGGAAGACTACATTCAGCAGCTCTACCCCAACGTGATCGGCAGACTCGACAACATCGGTCCCGTGACCGTGCCCCCGGATTCCTACTTCGTCATGGGCGACAACCGCGACAATTCCGAGGATTCCCGCGCCTGGGGCTGCGTGCCGCGCTCCTACATTCACGGCAAGGCCTGGCGCATTTACTGGTCGTGGGACGGCGACACCCATACGCCGCGCCTTGGCCGTCTCGGCCATCTTGTCGAATAG
- the recR gene encoding recombination mediator RecR: MQRIPEPLKNLVDQLARLPGLGPKSAMRAAMTLLKWPEAEVRRLGKSVYELRDTLHLCSRCGGLSDSDPCPICADPERDETQLCLVAEWDSMLTMEEGNFYKGYYMILGGLLAPLDHSPAETLEMDRLRARLAEGRVKELILALGATAEAEATATFVKEQVSARFPEVRVTRLAQGIPLGAEVKYMDRETLRQSLRYRQAL; this comes from the coding sequence GTGCAGCGAATTCCCGAACCTCTGAAAAATCTCGTGGACCAGCTCGCCCGCCTGCCCGGGCTCGGGCCCAAGTCTGCCATGCGCGCCGCCATGACTCTGCTCAAGTGGCCCGAAGCCGAAGTGCGCCGACTGGGCAAAAGCGTGTACGAGCTGCGCGACACGCTTCATCTGTGCAGCCGCTGCGGCGGCCTTTCCGATTCCGATCCGTGCCCCATCTGCGCCGATCCCGAGCGCGACGAAACCCAGCTCTGCCTTGTGGCCGAGTGGGACAGCATGCTCACCATGGAAGAGGGCAATTTCTACAAGGGCTATTACATGATTCTCGGCGGCCTTCTTGCGCCGCTCGATCACAGCCCCGCGGAGACACTGGAAATGGATCGTCTGCGCGCCCGCCTTGCCGAAGGCCGGGTGAAGGAGCTCATCCTCGCCCTCGGAGCCACGGCCGAAGCCGAAGCCACGGCCACCTTCGTGAAGGAACAGGTGAGCGCGCGCTTTCCCGAAGTGCGCGTCACGCGGCTTGCCCAGGGCATTCCGCTGGGCGCCGAAGTCAAATACATGGACAGGGAAACGCTGCGCCAGTCGCTGCGCTACCGTCAGGCTCTGTAG
- a CDS encoding dual CXXC motif small (seleno)protein: MAFYFAPREARTTLTCPDCGKPLDIRRTCHEAYMQCSACRRTFPLKQFISQMDEVMEEFLERLYADRV; encoded by the coding sequence ATGGCCTTTTATTTTGCTCCCCGCGAGGCGAGAACCACGCTGACCTGCCCCGACTGCGGAAAGCCGCTGGACATCCGCCGCACCTGTCATGAGGCGTACATGCAGTGTTCCGCCTGCCGACGCACCTTTCCGCTCAAGCAGTTCATCAGTCAGATGGACGAAGTGATGGAAGAATTCCTCGAACGGCTGTACGCCGACCGCGTGTAG
- a CDS encoding sulfatase-like hydrolase/transferase has protein sequence MSSRRSSFAAFQPLVDIALFVFVNTALFFAARLALLYFLLPDITERGHILHALYIGLKFDARMAVFMALPLAFCLLWPRLERAVSREGASFARKALCLVTGLMAAGAMLVYVFDFGFFFYLHQHIDMGAKVFLEDPSESVRMVWQSYPVPLIVAAFAVAEALYVWLFARFLRSHAAFPIRPKMGGEGCTRKWRAFITTASLVMLFIVGYGQISSNFFPLRWSNAYFSSDKNIAILAVNPIQNLYDTRNYGKALPPNIEATREAWPRMAAYLRVPEGAEPLTYVRHFPGRAMEKRPNIVILIMESLCWERTSLAPSMPASLGPDIDPTPFLRELAPKSLYYPNFYSPTRTTARAVFTTISGVPDVNHSGGTTSRNPKLVDQSSVFNEFAGYEKYYMIGGNANWANIRGMLQHNVEDLHLLEESAWEAPNTDVWGVSDIAMFREAVDVLSGSDKPFISVIQSASFHRPYTIPDDNEGYVSPPDPSPEALAWYGYESAEEFRSLHLSDHALRRFFDKASKQPWFNDTVFVIMGDHGLNNNSTNITPAVRACNLQAWHIPLLIYAPGGQVKPGVNPAPHIQPDVLPSMAALAGLDFYTNTLGRNLFDPANDADAVAFISDTDSVHYLLEDGYVYAVRPKGDALYRLDERTPDNNARDLRAEEPERAASMRQKLMDFYYTSQYLLHNNGKDRIAAARAAAKDAGK, from the coding sequence ATGAGCTCTCGCCGTTCTTCATTTGCGGCCTTCCAGCCGCTTGTGGACATCGCGCTGTTCGTTTTTGTCAACACGGCGCTGTTCTTTGCCGCCCGACTGGCGCTTCTCTACTTTCTTCTGCCCGACATCACCGAACGCGGGCACATTCTCCACGCCCTTTACATAGGCCTCAAGTTCGACGCGCGCATGGCGGTGTTCATGGCGCTGCCTCTGGCCTTCTGTCTGCTCTGGCCGCGCCTTGAACGCGCCGTCTCGCGCGAGGGCGCGTCGTTTGCGCGGAAGGCGCTCTGCCTCGTCACCGGCCTGATGGCCGCCGGAGCCATGCTCGTCTATGTGTTCGACTTCGGCTTCTTCTTCTATCTGCATCAGCACATCGACATGGGCGCGAAGGTCTTTCTGGAAGACCCCTCGGAATCCGTGCGCATGGTGTGGCAGAGCTATCCCGTGCCGCTCATCGTTGCGGCCTTCGCCGTGGCGGAAGCGCTTTACGTGTGGCTGTTTGCGCGTTTTCTGCGCTCCCACGCGGCGTTCCCCATCCGTCCGAAAATGGGCGGGGAAGGCTGCACCCGCAAGTGGCGCGCCTTCATCACCACGGCCTCGCTGGTCATGCTCTTCATCGTGGGCTACGGACAGATCAGCTCCAACTTCTTCCCCCTGCGCTGGAGCAACGCCTATTTCAGTTCGGACAAGAACATCGCCATTCTGGCCGTGAACCCCATCCAGAACCTTTACGACACCCGCAACTACGGCAAGGCGCTTCCGCCGAACATCGAGGCCACCCGCGAGGCCTGGCCCCGCATGGCCGCGTACCTGCGCGTTCCCGAAGGCGCGGAGCCGCTCACCTACGTGCGGCATTTCCCCGGCAGGGCCATGGAAAAGCGCCCGAACATCGTGATTCTCATCATGGAATCCCTGTGCTGGGAGCGCACGTCCCTCGCGCCTTCCATGCCCGCTTCCCTCGGCCCGGATATTGATCCCACGCCGTTTCTCAGGGAACTGGCCCCGAAGAGCCTCTATTACCCCAATTTCTATTCGCCCACCCGCACCACGGCCCGCGCCGTGTTCACCACCATCAGCGGCGTGCCGGACGTGAACCATTCCGGCGGCACCACGTCGCGCAATCCCAAGCTGGTGGATCAGTCTTCGGTGTTCAATGAATTCGCGGGCTACGAGAAGTATTACATGATAGGCGGAAACGCCAACTGGGCCAACATCCGCGGCATGCTTCAGCACAACGTGGAAGACCTGCACCTTCTGGAGGAATCGGCCTGGGAAGCCCCCAACACCGACGTGTGGGGCGTGTCCGACATCGCCATGTTCCGCGAAGCCGTGGACGTGCTCTCCGGCAGCGACAAGCCCTTCATTTCCGTGATTCAGTCGGCCTCGTTTCACCGGCCCTACACCATTCCCGACGACAACGAAGGCTACGTGTCTCCGCCCGATCCCTCGCCCGAGGCTCTGGCCTGGTACGGCTACGAAAGCGCCGAGGAATTCCGTTCCCTGCATCTTTCCGATCACGCCCTGCGCCGCTTCTTCGACAAGGCCTCGAAGCAGCCGTGGTTCAACGACACCGTGTTCGTCATCATGGGCGATCACGGCCTGAACAACAATTCCACCAACATCACTCCCGCCGTGCGCGCGTGCAACCTTCAGGCGTGGCACATTCCGCTGCTCATCTACGCGCCGGGCGGTCAGGTGAAGCCGGGCGTGAATCCGGCTCCGCACATTCAGCCGGACGTTCTGCCTTCCATGGCGGCGCTGGCTGGTCTGGACTTCTACACCAACACGCTGGGCCGCAATCTTTTCGACCCCGCCAACGACGCCGACGCCGTGGCCTTCATCAGCGACACCGACAGCGTTCACTACCTGCTGGAAGACGGCTACGTGTACGCCGTACGTCCGAAGGGCGACGCCCTGTACCGTCTGGACGAGCGCACGCCCGACAACAACGCCCGCGATCTGCGGGCCGAGGAGCCGGAAAGGGCGGCCTCCATGCGGCAGAAGCTCATGGATTTCTACTACACGTCGCAGTACCTCCTGCACAACAACGGCAAGGATCGCATTGCGGCCGCGCGCGCCGCGGCAAAGGACGCGGGAAAATAA
- the rnhA gene encoding ribonuclease HI translates to MKTVTIHTDGSCLGNPGPGGWAAVLTCEGSKGPARREMSGGFARTTNNRMEILAVLEALGALREPCVVELYTDSQYVAKAIKDRWLAGWLRNNWLTSAKKPVKNQDLWKRMPELLSRHEVRFHWLKGHAGHAENERCDELARTEASRKDLPEDVGFSD, encoded by the coding sequence ATGAAGACCGTGACCATTCACACCGACGGCTCCTGCCTCGGCAATCCCGGCCCGGGCGGCTGGGCCGCCGTGCTGACGTGCGAGGGCTCGAAGGGCCCGGCCAGACGCGAAATGAGCGGCGGCTTTGCCCGCACCACGAACAACCGCATGGAGATCCTGGCCGTGCTGGAGGCGCTCGGCGCGCTTCGCGAGCCCTGCGTGGTCGAGCTCTACACCGATTCGCAGTACGTGGCCAAGGCCATCAAGGACCGCTGGCTGGCGGGCTGGCTGCGCAACAACTGGCTGACTTCGGCCAAGAAGCCGGTGAAGAACCAGGATTTGTGGAAGCGCATGCCCGAGCTCCTTTCCCGGCACGAGGTGCGTTTTCACTGGCTCAAGGGCCATGCTGGACACGCGGAAAACGAGCGCTGCGACGAACTGGCCCGGACGGAGGCTTCCCGGAAGGATCTGCCCGAGGACGTGGGCTTTTCCGACTAG